A window of Microbacterium luteolum contains these coding sequences:
- the obgE gene encoding GTPase ObgE, producing the protein MVTFVDTVTLHLRAGKGGNGCVSVHREKFKPLGGPDGGNGGDGGDVVLVADPQTGTLLSYHHSPHRSSGNGGPGMGDHRSGFLGETLELPVPVGTVVKNTAGEVLIDMVEPGERFVVAAGGQGGLGNAALATTKRKAPGFALLGTPGYEGDVVLELKTVADIALVGYPSAGKSSLIGAISAARPKIADYPFTTLHPNLGVVQSENFRYTVADVPGLIEGASEGRGLGLEFLRHVERCTALLHVLDCATLEPGRDPISDLDIILAELAAYEVPEGQTPLLERPQIIALNKIDVPEARDLAEMVRPDLEARGFRVFEISTVSHEGLRPLTLALGELVEKHKAEAVIATPKERVVIRPRGSKKDFSIRVEGGTYGNIYRVLGDKPVRWVQQTDFQNEEAVGYLADRLDKLGVELELFRVGAVQGSTVVIGEGDSIVFDWEPTMNSAAELMAAPRGTDPRLAPNERRTTTERRATYYERMDAKAAARAEVEAQRLAAYREDGE; encoded by the coding sequence ATGGTCACGTTCGTCGACACCGTGACACTGCACCTGCGTGCGGGCAAGGGCGGCAACGGCTGTGTCTCGGTGCACCGCGAGAAGTTCAAGCCTCTCGGAGGTCCGGACGGCGGGAACGGCGGTGACGGCGGCGACGTCGTGCTGGTCGCCGACCCGCAGACCGGCACCCTGCTGTCGTACCACCACTCGCCCCATCGCAGCTCGGGCAACGGCGGACCCGGCATGGGCGATCACCGCTCCGGATTCCTGGGCGAGACGCTCGAGCTCCCGGTCCCCGTCGGCACCGTCGTGAAGAACACCGCCGGCGAGGTCCTGATCGACATGGTCGAGCCGGGGGAGCGCTTCGTCGTCGCCGCCGGCGGTCAGGGCGGTCTCGGGAACGCGGCCCTCGCTACGACGAAGCGCAAGGCGCCCGGGTTCGCGCTCCTCGGCACTCCCGGGTACGAGGGCGATGTCGTCCTCGAGTTGAAGACCGTCGCCGACATCGCTCTGGTGGGCTACCCGTCCGCCGGCAAGTCGAGCCTGATCGGTGCCATCTCGGCCGCCCGGCCCAAGATCGCCGACTACCCGTTCACCACGTTGCACCCGAACCTCGGCGTCGTGCAGTCGGAGAACTTCCGCTACACGGTCGCCGACGTCCCCGGCCTCATCGAAGGCGCGAGCGAGGGACGCGGACTGGGTCTGGAGTTCCTGCGCCACGTCGAGCGCTGCACCGCGCTGCTGCACGTGCTCGACTGCGCCACGCTCGAGCCCGGCCGCGACCCGATCTCCGACCTCGACATCATCCTCGCCGAGCTCGCCGCGTACGAGGTGCCCGAGGGACAGACGCCTCTGCTCGAGCGTCCGCAGATCATCGCCCTGAACAAGATCGACGTGCCCGAGGCGCGCGACCTCGCCGAGATGGTCCGCCCCGACCTCGAGGCACGCGGATTCCGCGTGTTCGAGATCTCCACGGTCTCGCACGAAGGACTCCGCCCGCTCACCCTGGCTCTCGGCGAGCTGGTCGAGAAGCACAAGGCCGAGGCTGTCATCGCGACTCCGAAGGAGCGGGTCGTCATCCGCCCGCGCGGGTCGAAGAAGGACTTCTCGATCCGGGTCGAGGGCGGCACGTACGGCAACATCTACCGCGTCCTCGGCGACAAGCCGGTGCGCTGGGTGCAGCAGACCGACTTCCAGAACGAAGAGGCCGTCGGATACCTGGCCGATCGCCTCGACAAGCTGGGCGTCGAGCTTGAGCTCTTCCGCGTCGGCGCCGTGCAGGGATCGACCGTCGTGATCGGCGAGGGCGACAGCATCGTGTTCGACTGGGAGCCGACGATGAACTCCGCCGCCGAGCTGATGGCCGCGCCCCGAGGAACCGACCCGCGTCTCGCGCCGAACGAGCGTCGCACGACGACGGAACGTCGCGCCACGTACTACGAGCGCATGGATGCCAAGGCCGCTGCTCGTGCGGAGGTGGAGGCTCAGCGCCTCGCGGCTTACCGCGAGGACGGCGAGTGA
- the proB gene encoding glutamate 5-kinase — protein sequence MTARTRADLATASRIVVKVGSSSVSGESSWRIPVLVEALAAAHARGAEVVLVSSGAIATGIPFLRLDARPTDLATQQAAAAVGQNILVYRYQESLRPFDIVAGQVLLTTGDLENPTSRSNARRAMERLLGLRILPIVNENDTVATQEIRFGDNDRLGALVAQLIEADALILLSDIESLYTKPPSDPGAEPIDIVAPDADLTGLEFGATVVNSVGTGGAATKVSAARLAAASGIGVLVTSADLVDKALAGAEIGTWFEPAIS from the coding sequence GTGACCGCACGCACCCGCGCCGACCTCGCGACGGCGTCTCGCATCGTCGTGAAGGTGGGATCCTCGTCGGTCAGCGGCGAGTCCTCCTGGCGGATCCCCGTGCTGGTCGAGGCCCTCGCCGCCGCACACGCTCGCGGCGCGGAGGTCGTGCTGGTCTCGTCGGGTGCGATCGCCACCGGCATCCCCTTCCTGCGCCTCGATGCTCGTCCGACGGATCTGGCGACGCAGCAGGCCGCGGCCGCGGTCGGGCAGAACATCCTCGTGTACCGGTACCAGGAGTCGCTGCGTCCCTTCGACATCGTCGCGGGACAGGTGCTGCTCACCACGGGCGACCTGGAGAACCCGACGTCGCGCTCGAACGCCCGCCGCGCGATGGAGCGTCTGCTCGGCCTGCGCATCCTGCCGATCGTCAACGAGAACGACACCGTGGCGACGCAGGAGATCCGCTTCGGTGACAACGATCGGCTCGGTGCCCTCGTCGCCCAGCTGATCGAGGCGGACGCCCTCATCCTGCTGAGCGACATCGAGTCGCTCTACACGAAGCCCCCGTCCGATCCCGGAGCGGAGCCGATCGACATCGTCGCACCGGATGCCGACCTCACCGGGCTCGAGTTCGGCGCGACGGTCGTGAACAGCGTCGGGACCGGGGGAGCGGCGACCAAGGTCTCCGCCGCACGCCTTGCCGCGGCATCCGGCATCGGCGTCCTGGTGACCAGCGCCGACCTCGTCGACAAGGCCCTCGCCGGCGCTGAAATAGGGACCTGGTTCGAACCGGCCATCTCCTAA